A section of the Falco rusticolus isolate bFalRus1 chromosome Z, bFalRus1.pri, whole genome shotgun sequence genome encodes:
- the ELOVL7 gene encoding elongation of very long chain fatty acids protein 7, which translates to MAFTNLTSKAVLLYDEWIKDADPRLEGWPLMSSPFPTTFIVGTYVYFVTSLGPKLMENKKPFELRQIMAFYNFSVVALSLYMTYEFLMSGWATGYSFRCDIVDYSRSPTALRMVRTCWLYYFSKFIELLDTIFFVLRKKNNQVTFLHVFHHSIMPWTWWFGVKFAAGGLGTFHALLNCIVHVVMYTYYGICSLGPAYHKYLWWKKYMTTIQLVQFIMITGHIGQIYMMDDCPYQYPIFMFIIWLYGSVFLVLFLHFWYHAYTKGQRLPKMARNGTGKDQ; encoded by the exons ATGGCCTTTACCAATCTGACATCAAAGGCTGTATTATTGTATGATGAATGGATTAAAGATGCCG ATCCAAGACTGGAAGGCTGGCCACTCATGTCTTCACCTTTTCCAACAACCTTTATCGTTGGAACCTATGTTTATTTTGTCACTTCCTTGGGACCCAAActcatggaaaataaaaaacctttTGAACTCAGGCAGATAATGGCGTTTTATAACTTTAGTGTGGTAGCCCTTTCTTTATATATGACTTATGAA TTTCTTATGTCGGGTTGGGCCACAGGGTACTCATTCCGGTGTGATATTGTTGACTACTCGAGATCACCTACAGCTCTAAGA ATGGTACGAACTTGTTGGCTTTACTATTTTTCCAAGTTCATTGAATTATTAGACACT atattttttgtgCTGCGTAAGAAAAACAACCAAGTTACATTCCTGCATGTCTTTCATCATTCCATCATGCCATGGACCTGGTGGTTTGGAGTCAAATTTGCTGCAG GTGGTTTAGGAACATTTCACGCTCTGCTGAACTGTATTGTCCATGTTGTCATGTACACTTATTATGGAATCTGTTCTTTGGGACCAGCCTATCATAAATATTTGTGgtggaaaaaatacatgacaACTATACAACTT GTCCAATTTATTATGATTACAGGCCATATAGGACAAATCTACATGATGGATGATTGTCCATACCAGTATCcaattttcatgtttattaTTTGGCTATATGGCTCTGTGTTTTTAGTCTTGTTTCTCCACTTCTGGTACCACGCTTACACGAAGGGACAAAGACTACCAAAGATGGCAAGAAACGGGACCGGCAAAGATCAGTGA